One segment of Coffea arabica cultivar ET-39 chromosome 7c, Coffea Arabica ET-39 HiFi, whole genome shotgun sequence DNA contains the following:
- the LOC113698092 gene encoding protein TOPLESS-like isoform X1 yields MEFNKDELKLLIHQFLAESDGEQYREALQMGDRKKMLNILKRDLEMFTLSQADIYRGLVPLFQLNNFRAYISRKQEKLSDHGDEKSARILLMAKLKQLIEANQLIGDKLQFPTVQKPRIETLRKQSLSWQIQQYDNKGSNHKLSKSIFYMRTITVIKQLTLSHVAHGVGEGIKAFYDIKYFEECVTYGDGEEVEKYLS; encoded by the exons ATGGAGTTCAATAAAGACGAGTTGAAGTTGTTAATTCACCAGTTCTTGGCTGAATCGGATGGAGAACAGTACAGGGAAGCACTTCAAAT GGGTGATCGTAAAAAGATGCTAAACATTCTTAAAAGGGATCTCGAAATGTTTACTCTTTCCCAAGCAGATATTTACAGGGGACTTGTACCCCTTTTCCAATTGAACAACTTCAG GGCATATATTTCCAGAAAGCAAGAGAAGCTTTCTGACCATGGAGATGAGAAGTCAGCCAGGATCCTACTGATGGCTAAGCTGAAGCAGTTGATTGAGGCAAATCAACTCATTGGTGATAAGCTTCAGTTTCCTACAGTGCAGAAACCAAGAATAGAAACACTACGCAAGCAGAG CTTAAGTTGGCAGATTCAGCAATACGATAATAAAGGATCTAATCATAAATTGTCAAAAAGCATCTTCTATATGAGGACCATTACTGTGATCAAGCAACTGACACTATCTCATGTAGCTCATGGA GTTGGAGAAGGAATCAAGGCTTTCTATGATATCAAGTATTTCGAAGAATGTGTGACCTATGGAGACGGGGAGGAGGTGGAGAAGTACTTATCATGA
- the LOC113698092 gene encoding protein TOPLESS-like isoform X2: MEFNKDELKLLIHQFLAESDGEQYREALQMAYISRKQEKLSDHGDEKSARILLMAKLKQLIEANQLIGDKLQFPTVQKPRIETLRKQSLSWQIQQYDNKGSNHKLSKSIFYMRTITVIKQLTLSHVAHGVGEGIKAFYDIKYFEECVTYGDGEEVEKYLS; this comes from the exons ATGGAGTTCAATAAAGACGAGTTGAAGTTGTTAATTCACCAGTTCTTGGCTGAATCGGATGGAGAACAGTACAGGGAAGCACTTCAAAT GGCATATATTTCCAGAAAGCAAGAGAAGCTTTCTGACCATGGAGATGAGAAGTCAGCCAGGATCCTACTGATGGCTAAGCTGAAGCAGTTGATTGAGGCAAATCAACTCATTGGTGATAAGCTTCAGTTTCCTACAGTGCAGAAACCAAGAATAGAAACACTACGCAAGCAGAG CTTAAGTTGGCAGATTCAGCAATACGATAATAAAGGATCTAATCATAAATTGTCAAAAAGCATCTTCTATATGAGGACCATTACTGTGATCAAGCAACTGACACTATCTCATGTAGCTCATGGA GTTGGAGAAGGAATCAAGGCTTTCTATGATATCAAGTATTTCGAAGAATGTGTGACCTATGGAGACGGGGAGGAGGTGGAGAAGTACTTATCATGA
- the LOC113699775 gene encoding putative late blight resistance protein homolog R1B-16, translated as MMNISSDSSTNCFDFALDRLESFNQSFKYGYDFSFWELKVGISLLKTFDMYIRKCRRRRSSQDTRLENEMEDRGNAKSDSLRLSSISFKIQDLVSGISLGLEYTLSRCNDDQPDESDFSDIDVDCECARYEENMRCFFETDIKESGIIDLLLCYSLGDLQLVIDFIDSISENLKHLCKCYYGVDEALNTVMETLEEKLMFLKSFIRFATLQGVEGQQLKDLLVHVEVVALNAASLICGSWFKRNDQLAYKEMESEISQLIHKKIDSFDPQVRETYINVLTASKLSRPSYTLAMKKNKHLVAEFIDYLMRSLMKLLESYPSFPVPVKDQMLKLHEGVRFLIILLSRQQEKFDELNDEMKNCIGFVVSDAGIVIFSLSVNEMKEGLCNETGLALSRLVEVLKLVIAEVGHIYALPSSSSLGFPRTNELGSLDFLLETLKELASSTADSIAFSNNQIHTILEDLVLLRSFLGNIVEQRNQNEKLQALWSRIMKVAYSAELEIDSALVGDLREHCLDAVAGDIKLMRIEAEGIYNSIRYDGETQRVTKTTIDMPSQVTVPISSEALVGLNDEVESIIDRLLRGSEQLDIVAIVGMPGLGKTTIVNKVYSDPSVKFHFHVHAWCCVSQAYSKRSLSVQILCCIDGGSSIQYLEMNEDDMADKLHKFLKRNRYLIVLDDVWDIDGWDLLKHSLPDDCNRSRILLTSRFQDLSLQMKPDSKPHHLRPLTSKESLELLQKKLFGKQDCPPTLSEVVLHVAKYCKGLPLAVILVAGILATTQQDSWEEVARCLSSTIFVDSEHCMETLEHSYNYLPDYLKPCLLYLSAFQEDRDIPVRELLWLWISEGFVQQTNGKSLEDVADEYLMDLIGRSLVMATQQRSLGGIKTCRIHDLVHEFCLAKAKEERFLQIFHADDLPTFTGPCYLHRLCICPTTSEGPLNSSLFFPNLRSVLLFDFGSLPLDRSSVKFPLSKLLRVLHLGGRFYWGTCFPREVLFFVHLRYLKIAWQKGEIPSAIVNLSRLETFVVGRRLTINYLLPNTVWNMKTLRHLVVFPNYVPNYGIGFRFPIDNLEGSPDLKHLDTLTLAIDPSSRSLQKILSKLPSIRRLTCLEVNRRASAGNHNDILVLNYLSFLESLKLSGFAGYESR; from the coding sequence ATGATGAATATCTCCTCCGATAGTAGCACTAATTGCTTCGATTTTGCTTTAGATCGTCTGGAATCGTTTAACCAATCATTCAAATATGGGTATGACTTTTCTTTCTGGGAGCTGAAGGTAGGGATAAGTCTATTGAAAACCTTCGATATGTATATTAGAAAGTGTAGGAGGAGAAGGAGCAGCCAGGATACACGTTTGGAAAATGAAATGGAGGACCGCGGTAATGCTAAGTCCGACAGTTTGAGACTTAGCAGTATTTCATTCAAGATTCAAGATCTTGTTAGCGGGATATCGCTGGGACTTGAATATACTCTTTCTAGATGTAATGATGATCAGCCTGATGAGTCAGATTTTAGTGACATCGATGTCGATTGTGAATGCGCCAGATATGAGGAAAATATGAGGTGCTTTTTTGAAACAGATATCAAGGAATCAGGCATCATTGATCTGCTGCTCTGCTACTCGCTGGGAGATTTACAACTAGTTATAGATTTCATTGATTCCATTTCAGAGAATCTGAAGCATCTTTGTAAATGCTATTATGGAGTTGATGAAGCTCTAAACACTGTAATGGAAACCCTTGAAGAGAAGCTAATGTTTTTGAAGAGTTTCATTCGCTTTGCGACACTACAAGGTGTTGAGGGTCAGCAATTAAAAGACCTATTAGTTCACGTTGAAGTTGTGGCTCTCAATGCTGCCAGCTTGATCTGTGGATCTTGGTTTAAGAGAAATGATCAACTAGCGTACAAAGAGATGgaatctgaaatttctcaaCTGATACATAAGAAGATTGATTCCTTTGATCCCCAAGTCCGAGAAACTTATATTAATGTCTTGACAGCTTCCAAGTTATCAAGACCATCCTACACTTTAGCTATGAAGAAGAACAAGCATCTAGTGGCTGAATTTATTGATTATCTCATGCGTAGTCTTATGAAGCTATTAGAATCTTATCCCAGTTTTCCGGTTCCAGTGAAGGATCAAATGCTAAAACTCCACGAGGGAGTAAGATTCCTGATCATCCTTCTTAGTCGGCAGCAGGAGAAGTTCGATGAGCTAAATGATGAGATGAAGAATTGCATTGGATTTGTAGTCTCTGATGCAGGAATAGTAATTTTCTCCCTTTCtgtgaatgaaatgaaagaagGCTTGTGCAATGAAACAGGTCTGGCACTTTCTCGTTTGGTCGAAGTGCTCAAGTTGGTCATTGCAGAAGTTGGGCACATATATGCACtaccatcatcatcatcacttggTTTCCCTAGGACTAACGAGCTCGGCTCTCTTGATTTTCTTCTAGAAACTCTCAAGGAATTAGCAAGTTCTACAGCTGATTCAATTGCTTTCTCAAACAATCAAATACACACAATCCTAGAAGATCTTGTATTGTTAAGATCTTTCCTAGGAAATATCGTGGAGCAGCgcaaccaaaatgaaaaactcCAAGCGCTTTGGAGTCGCATCATGAAGGTTGCATACAGTGCAGAATTGGAAATTGACTCTGCACTGGTTGGTGATCTACGTGAACATTGTTTGGATGCTGTTGCTGGAGATATCAAGCTTATGAGGATAGAGGCTGAAGGGATCTATAATAGCATAAGATATGATGGTGAAACCCAGAGAGTTACCAAGACTACCATTGACATGCCATCACAAGTTACTGTGCCAATATCCAGTGAAGCTCTGGTGGGTCTCAACGATGAGGTAGAAAGTATAATTGATAGACTTTTGAGAGGATCGGAGCAATTGGACATTGTCGCCATTGTGGGTATGCCTGGGCTTGGTAAGACAACAATAGTCAATAAAGTTTACAGTGATCCTTCGGTAAAGTTCCACTTCCACGTTCATGCTTGGTGTTGTGTCTCTCAAGCATATAGCAAGCGTAGTTTGTCAGTTCAGATATTGTGTTGTATTGACGGTGGGAGCTCCATCCAGTATCTTGAGATGAACGAAGATGATATGGCTGACAAACTCCACAAGTTTTTGAAGAGAAATAGGTATCTCATCGTTTTGGATGATGTTTGGGACATTGACGGGTGGGATTTGTTGAAACACTCACTGCCAGATGACTGTAATAGAAGCAGGATACTCTTAACCAGTAGATTTCAGGATTTGTCTTTGCAAATGAAACCTGATAGCAAGCCTCACCACCTTCGCCCACTTACTAGCAAAGAGAGTTTGGAATTGCTGCAGAAGAAGCTATTTGGCAAACAAGATTGTCCTCCAACATTAAGTGAAGTTGTACTGCATGTAGCAAAATACTGTAAGGGCCTACCTCTTGCAGTTATCCTTGTTGCTGGAATTCTTGCTACCACTCAGCAAGACAGCTGGGAAGAAGTCGCAAGATGTCTAAGTTCCACCATTTTTGTGGACAGTGAACACTGCATGGAGACACTTGAGCACAGTTATAATTATTTACCGGATTATTTGAAACCATGCCTTCTTTACTTGAGTGCATTTCAAGAAGACCGAGACATTCCTGTCCGAGAGTTGTTATGGCTTTGGATCTCAGAAGGATTTGTGCAACAGACTAACGGAAAGAGCTTAGAGGATGTGGCAGACGAGTATTTGATGGATCTGATTGGGAGGAGTTTAGTTATGGCTACCCAACAAAGATCTTTAGGCGGGATCAAAACTTGCCGAATTCATGATTTGGTACATGAGTTTTGTTTGGcgaaagcaaaagaagaaagattTTTGCAGATTTTTCATGCGGATGACCTTCCTACTTTTACTGGACCGTGTTACCTCCACCGACTCTGCATTTGCCCTACCACCAGTGAGGGACCTTTAAATTCAAGTCtatttttccccaatttgcgtAGTGTGCTCTTATTTGATTTTGGTTCTCTACCACTGGATAGAAGTTCAGTCAAATTTCCATTATCTAAACTTCTTAGAGTGTTGCATTTGGGGGGCAGATTTTATTGGGGTACATGTTTTCCAAGGGAAGTATTATTCTTTGTTCACTTGAGGTACTTGAAGATTGCATGGCAAAAAGGGGAAATTCCATCTGCAATAGTCAACCTCTCCAGGTTAGAAACTTTTGTGGTAGGAAGACGCCTTACAATTAATTATTTGTTACCCAACACTGTCTGGAACATGAAAACATTGAGGCATCTTGTCGTTTTTCCAAATTACGTTCCAAATTACGGAATTGGTTTCAGATTTCCCATCGACAATCTTGAAGGCTCCCCGGATTTAAAACACTTAGACACTTTAACCCTTGCAATCGATCCCTCTTCTCGAAGCTTGCAAAAGATATTGTCAAAATTACCGAGCATCCGCAGGCTAACATGCTTGGAAGTGAATCGCAGAGCATCTGCTGGAAATCACAATGATATTCTTGTGCTGAACTACTTGAGTTTCTTAGAATCACTTAAGCTCAGTGGCTTTGCCGGATATGAGTCCCgttga